From a single Microcella sp. genomic region:
- a CDS encoding UDP-N-acetylglucosamine--N-acetylmuramyl-(pentapeptide) pyrophosphoryl-undecaprenol N-acetylglucosamine transferase, whose product MTTALLAGGGTAGHVNPLLALAEHWKAVEPEVSIIVLGTAEGLESRLVPDRGFELQTIERVPFPRRLNRDALRFPSRFRGAVRRARAIIRDRGVDVVVGFGGYASAPAYLAARLERVPMIAHEANARPGIANKLAARLGAAVGTTFAGTPVRGARVVGMPLRREIVELNRVATRPEALQHFGLDPAHPVLLVTGGSTGARRLNETISDAAARILGAGWQVVHLTGTGRGGTDPDLPGFVSLPYCDRMDLAFAAADLVLCRAGSATVSELTVLALPAVLVPYAAGNGEQRLNARGMVAAGAARLVNDAAVSPQWVADDLVPLLMDRAAIARMAAAAQSLDRLDGAAELLALVREHQSPSKRVG is encoded by the coding sequence GTGACGACCGCCCTGCTCGCAGGAGGGGGCACAGCCGGTCATGTGAACCCGTTGCTCGCCCTGGCTGAGCACTGGAAGGCCGTCGAGCCCGAGGTCTCGATCATCGTGCTGGGCACCGCCGAAGGCCTCGAGTCGCGGCTGGTACCCGATCGCGGTTTCGAGCTGCAGACGATCGAGCGCGTGCCGTTTCCGAGGCGCCTGAATCGGGATGCGCTGAGGTTTCCGAGTCGTTTTCGCGGCGCGGTGCGTCGCGCTCGGGCGATCATCCGCGATCGGGGCGTCGACGTCGTCGTGGGGTTCGGCGGCTACGCCTCGGCGCCGGCGTACCTGGCGGCTCGTCTCGAGCGCGTGCCGATGATCGCTCACGAGGCCAACGCGCGCCCGGGCATCGCCAACAAGCTGGCGGCGCGCCTCGGTGCCGCCGTCGGCACGACCTTCGCCGGCACCCCGGTGCGCGGCGCGCGCGTCGTCGGCATGCCGTTGCGCCGCGAGATCGTCGAGCTTAATCGCGTCGCGACGCGCCCTGAGGCGCTGCAGCATTTCGGTCTCGACCCCGCGCACCCCGTGCTGCTCGTCACCGGCGGCTCGACCGGCGCTCGTCGCCTGAATGAGACGATCAGCGACGCAGCGGCTCGCATTCTCGGTGCGGGATGGCAGGTCGTGCACCTGACGGGAACCGGCAGAGGCGGTACGGATCCTGACCTGCCGGGGTTCGTGAGCCTGCCGTACTGCGATCGCATGGATCTGGCGTTCGCCGCCGCTGACCTCGTGCTGTGCCGGGCGGGCTCGGCCACGGTGAGCGAGCTCACCGTGCTCGCGCTGCCGGCCGTGCTCGTGCCCTATGCCGCGGGCAATGGCGAGCAACGGCTCAACGCCCGCGGCATGGTGGCAGCAGGAGCCGCGAGACTCGTCAATGACGCCGCGGTCTCGCCGCAGTGGGTGGCGGACGACCTCGTGCCGCTACTCATGGATCGGGCGGCCATCGCGCGCATGGCCGCGGCAGCGCAATCGCTTGACCGGCTTGATGGCGCAGCCGAGCTGCTCGCGCTCGTGCGCGAGCACCAGTCGCCGTCGAAGCGCGTAGGGTGA
- the ftsW gene encoding putative lipid II flippase FtsW, translated as MTTVRPPRRGATEPTPEHRPRAVVVAVRRLFGADRSDVMLVQGTTIFLVLFGLVMVLSSSAVTSSQNNEGDFFAVFARQGLFALIGIPLMLMVARLPAVFWRRWARIAVMVALALQLLVFTGLGYDYGGNQNWISIGGLTAQPSEFLKFALVIWLATVLADRADGFSDWRSVLVPAIPVSGLAIAMVLAGQDLGTASIMVVIVLAALFFAGAPLGKLAVMVIVLAAGAVAFAFSSTSRSNRIDVWLNGCTPEDYELTCWQSIHALWAMGSGGIFGQGLGNSAAKWRWLPHAESDFIFAIIGEELGLVGALVVLALYAVLAVGLIRLVRGHTDPFRRIATGAVLAWIIGQAFVNIAVVLGLLPVLGVPLPFISAGGTALVSSLVGIGMVLSLARSRPSAPRTAGVS; from the coding sequence ATGACTACCGTCCGACCCCCGCGCCGCGGGGCGACTGAGCCTACTCCCGAGCATCGGCCGCGCGCCGTCGTCGTCGCTGTGCGGCGACTCTTCGGTGCCGACCGCTCTGACGTCATGCTCGTGCAGGGCACGACGATCTTCCTCGTGCTCTTCGGCCTCGTCATGGTGCTCTCGTCGTCGGCGGTGACGTCGAGTCAGAACAACGAGGGCGATTTCTTCGCCGTCTTCGCCCGACAAGGACTCTTCGCGCTCATCGGCATTCCGCTCATGCTCATGGTTGCGCGCCTGCCCGCGGTGTTCTGGCGTCGCTGGGCGCGCATCGCGGTCATGGTCGCACTCGCCCTCCAGTTGCTCGTCTTCACCGGTCTGGGCTACGACTACGGCGGCAACCAAAACTGGATCTCGATCGGCGGGCTCACCGCTCAACCGAGCGAGTTCTTGAAGTTCGCTCTCGTGATCTGGCTCGCGACCGTGTTGGCCGACCGGGCAGACGGCTTCAGTGACTGGCGCAGCGTGCTCGTGCCCGCGATACCCGTTTCGGGCCTCGCGATCGCGATGGTGCTCGCGGGTCAAGACCTCGGCACAGCATCCATCATGGTGGTCATCGTGCTGGCCGCCCTGTTCTTCGCAGGCGCACCGCTCGGCAAGCTCGCGGTCATGGTGATCGTGCTCGCCGCGGGCGCCGTGGCCTTCGCCTTCTCGAGCACGTCGCGCTCGAACCGCATCGACGTATGGCTCAACGGCTGCACGCCCGAAGACTACGAACTCACCTGCTGGCAGTCGATCCACGCGCTCTGGGCGATGGGCTCGGGGGGCATCTTCGGCCAGGGGCTGGGCAATTCGGCAGCGAAGTGGCGTTGGCTGCCGCACGCCGAGAGCGACTTCATCTTCGCGATCATCGGCGAAGAACTCGGGCTGGTGGGCGCGCTTGTGGTGCTCGCCCTCTACGCCGTGCTGGCCGTCGGACTGATCCGTCTCGTGCGCGGCCACACTGATCCGTTCCGGCGAATCGCAACCGGCGCCGTTCTCGCCTGGATCATCGGCCAGGCATTCGTGAACATCGCCGTGGTGCTCGGTCTACTGCCGGTTCTCGGGGTGCCGCTGCCCTTCATCTCGGCGGGCGGCACCGCGCTCGTCTCGTCGCTCGTCGGCATCGGCATGGTGCTCTCGCTCGCGCGAAGCCGACCGAGCGCCCCGCGCACCGCCGGAGTATCGTGA